The Bacteroidia bacterium genomic interval AATTATACGGACTAGTTCTTTCTATCGGAACTCTCCTAAGTAGCAATGGAATCAATGTAGCCCATGAAATTGGACATAGAAAAGGGAAATGGAACCACATTGCCTCTCAAATCCTTTTGCTCCCCAACCATTATATGCATTTCTTCATCGAGCATAATCGCGGACATCATAAGCGGGTAGCGACTTTAGAAGATCCGGCTACCTCTCGCTATAATGAAAATGTATATGCTTTCTGGATCAGATCTACCCGGGATAGTTATTTGAGTGCATGGCAGCTGGAATCGGATCGTTTAAAACAAAGAAAGCTCCCCTTTTGGAGTATAAAGAATAAGATGCTGGTCTTTACAGCTATGCAACTGGCCTATCTTTCTGCTCTCTGGATCTTCTTTGGATTTACGACTTTTATAGTATTGTTTCTTGCAGGGATAATAGGGTTCCTTTTATTAGAAACAGTCAATTATATCGAGCATTATGGGCTTTTGCGGAAAAAGCTTCCCTCCGGAAAATACGAGCGAGTATTATCCAAACACAGTTGGAATTCCAATCACGAATTGGGCCGAATTATGCTATATGAGTTGACCCGTCATTCAGATCATCACTATATGGCCAGCAAAAAATACCAGGTACTGGACCATCATGAGGATTCTCCTCAACTTCCGATGGGATATCCGGGTTCTATGCTGATGTCTCTGGTTCCGCCTTTATGGTTTCGGGTAATGAATCCAAAGCTGGAAGAATTCAAGGAACAGACACAGGCTGCTGAACTGGCTATTCATTAAGGGCCTGAAAAACCAGGCGATAAAAATCAGGATGTGATTGCCAGGTTTGACCGGTAACTACCCTACCATCACGCACAGCTTCATCTTTGCCAATAAAGGTTCCTCCACAAGAGGTAACTTCAAATTTGACGTGCTCGTAGCAGGTAACCTTTTTGTCCTTGACCAGGCCAGCAGTCGTCAATACCTGAATTCCATGGCAGATAGCAAAAATGAATTTTTCCTGTTCATTGAATGCCTGAACCAGGGCTACGACTTGAGGGTCATTCCGTAGAAATTCAGGGGCTCGACCACCGATGATCAGGATGGCTGTATAATCTTCTGCTTTTGCGTCGGCAATACTGATATCACTTTCCACATAATACCCTTTACGCTCTACATAAGTATCCCAACCAGGCTCAAAGTCATGGATGACCAAATTGAGTAACTTCTTTTTAGGGGCAGCAATCGTAGCCGTATATCCGGCTTCTTCAAAACGATGTTTGGCATAGAGGGTTTCATAACTTTCTCCCCCATCACCTGTGAGTATTAGTAGATTTTTCATAGAAATAAATTGAGGTCTTACTTAACAAGTCACTACTACACATCCCCTTACCAGGCCAGATTCTATTTTCTCATGTGCCGTAGCAATTTCTTCTAAGGGATAAGTATCTGCTACCCGATGAATCAGTCTATCTGCACTCAAGAGTGCCGTGATATCTTCCATCGCTTCTTCTTTGGCATGATCTGGCATGGCATAGACAATTACAAAGCGAATGCTAATGTCATTGTACATGAGCTGATAGAAGGGAATAGATGGATTCTTATCCTCCATAGATGCATAAGTAGCAATAGTTCCACTTATTTTTATGGAATCCAGGATAAAGGGAAGATTCAGGCCAAATTCCCCTTCAACTACTCTGTCTACTTTTTCTCCTTCATTCACCAACATAATTTCCTCGGGAGTACCTGCAAAAGGGTGTGAGATCACCTGATCTGCTCCTGCATCAAAACATGCCTTGCTGCTGGTCTCACTCCCCGCTGTGGCAATCACGGTTGCGCCATCAGCCTTTGCCAGCTGAATCGCATAATTACCCACTCTTCCTGCACCGCCGGTAACCAGTACCGTTTTTCCCTTTACAGAACCATCGGCAAATACACATCGGTGAGCAGTCATAGCAGGAATTCCCAGGCAAGCTCCTGTTTCAAAATCAATATTATCAGGCATCCAAACTGCTGTACTCTCCGGGATACACACATATTCTGCAGCTGTTCCATGAGAGCGGCCATACTGCGCATTGTAGGTCCATACCCTTTCCCCTACCCTTGCCATAGATACTCCTTGTCCAACTGCCTCTATGATACCAGAACCATCACTATGAGGAATAACCGGACCATTATCCAGTAAACCAGGAGCTGAACCAGCCCGTTTTTTTACATCGGAAGGATTCACGCCAGAAGCTTTTATGCGAACAAGCACTTCTCCCGGCCCGGGTTCGGGCTTTTCCCACTCGCCAATATGTATTACTTCTGATGCAGGGCCAAAGGCTTCAAAGGAGGCAGCTTTCATAAATTCGGGGATTTTGATTTGAGCTGAAATTACAGATTTTTAGAAAGAATCCTAGAGCCTCCTCTAAAAGATTATTTCCTATTTCTAAAGCTTTATGACCAATTTCCCGGCAGCCAAATTATTCTCCATGGTATAGTGTGCATCTCTCAATTTCTCAAAAGGGAAAACTTCATGAATATTAGGCAAATATGTGCCTGATGCAACCTTATCAACGATCGTTTGCATTACAGGAGTAGCATACTCTGTATGCAAGGTCTCGCTACTATAGAGGGTGAGCTTGACCGTTGAGGGCATCCAGGGGAAAAATTTGTAATCCCAGACATTTCCCCGAAAACCCACCATTCCTACTGTTCCCTTGGGAGCGGTTGATTTCAGACAATCCATGATCGTACTTTCTATTCCCACCAATTCTACAACACCCGCTACTCCTTCAGGAAGTATTTTCTTGATTTCTTTTTCTACAGAACCCTGGTCTATAAGAATTTGATCAACTCCAGCAGCTTGCAGTACTTTTCTTTTAGCTTCTTTTCGAGTAGTTGCAAAAACAGTACATCCCATATCACGAGCTATGGAGGCTGCTGCTAGCCCCACAGATGAAGTTCCCCCACGAATCAGTAAAGAAGTATTGGCTTTCAAGTCTATGGCTTCATGAATCACTCCCCAGGCGGTAAGATAGCTTTCTGGCAAGGCACCTAATATCTCCCAATCCAGATTTGACTCAAAGGGAAACACATTGCTTCGAGGGATCAGGGTCTTTTCCGCATAGCCACCATCATATAGTCTTCCCATATTTCCCATGGCCGCTGCGACCTTTTGTCCGGGCTTCAGGTCGGTATTCCCTCCATCAAGTACTACTCCTACACACTCTATTCCCAAGACTCGAGGCACTGTAACAGCTTCTCCCGAATGTCCTTGTCGTGTATATAATTCACTGCGGTTTAGCCCAAATGCTTTTATATCTATTAGCACCCAGCCTTCTCTGGCTTCTGGGTCAGGAACTTCTTTCATCTGAAGCACCTCAATCGGTCCATATTCTTCGATTACAAAGGCTTTCATAGGGTAAATCTGTATTTGATAAATATATAGTTACAGGAAGAACAGCACATAAGCTGGAGAAATTAATTGACCATTTGTTCAGCTTCGGGCTTTTTGAGAACCTTCTTCCCAAACCAGCGTACATCTGTTTAGTTCATTATACACAATCGCAGCTTATAGGCCTATTCTACCAGATTAATATTTCTATACGTTCTTATGAAAAAAGGTAGCATACTCCTTGTATTAGCATTTGCGATTTCCCCATTACTCCAGGCTCAAATTCCTCTCAAAGGCGGACTCCTTTTTGATGACGAAAGTTATTATAAGGTTCCATACGCCAAGGATTACCTTTCAACTTTAACGCAAACCAAACTAGCATCCTCGGTCTCTCTCAAGGCCTATGCTCCTGATCCTAAAGATCAAGGTTCTTATAATAATTGCGTGGGCTGGGCAAGTGCCTATGCGGCTCGCAGTATTATGGAAGCTCGAAAACAGGGCTGGACCGATCGAGGAAAAATCAACAAAAATGCCTTTGCTCCCGGCTTCATTTACAAACTCATTGCTCCCAAGCAATCCTGTTATGAGCCGACATCTATAGAGCATGCCCTGCAAGTGATGCAAAAGACAGGCGCAGCCAAATTTTCGGCAGTAGAACAAATCTGCCCTAAATCCCTGAGTAGAGTGGCCTATGCATCTGCCTCTCGTTACAAAATTGCCGATTACCAACGCCTGTTTTACTACAAAGAACCGGCACAGCAAAAAGTAATGGCCATCAAAAAATCTCTGGCTGATGGCTTACCAGTAATTGTTGGTATGCGTTGTACCCCCAGTTTTGAAAATGCGGACGGATATGATGTATGGAAAGTCAGAGAATCGCGAAATACCCGCAATTATTATGGTCATGCGATGTGTATAGTCGCTTTCGATGATCATAAATACGGAGGTGCTTTTCAAATCATGAATAGTTGGGGGAAACGCTGGGGCAATAAAGGCTTTATTTGGGTGAGGTACTCAGACTTTAGCAATTTTGTCAAATATGCCTTTATCATGCATCCCAAAAAGGCTACGGGTTCCTCCTATATGACGAAGAGCAATTAGTCAGGAAAATAAATTTTCTTTCCTAAAAAATCAGGGTAAAGGCCAATTGATGGACTACCCAAACGCCTAAAATCAGCAGGTAGGCTTGATATTTCTTTCCCTTTTTTCTGTCAAGAAGTATCAAAGCTGCCAATATTGAATAGATAACTCCATATTGAAGGTGTTGGGTGAAAGTCGGAGATAATCCGAATACGCCAGGTCCTATCCTTCCTATCGTTGGGCCAAGAAATACCAGGGCACTACCAATCATATAACGCATATGCTTGGAGCGCGTTTTTTTATGGTAAATGGCCAGGGAATAAAAGATAAGTAGAGATATACAATCACTCAGTGGAAAAAATAAGCCTTCAGGCTGATCTGAATTTAGGATTCGGATCATCTGAGGCAGAAAAGACAGAATCAGTAAGGGAAAAACCACATAAGAAGCTTTTCCAATTTTCTTGTGTAAATCATTCCTTCGGTTTCTTATCAGGATGGGTTGGACAATCAGCATCAATATCCAGATAGTTGCTATAAAAGCGTGTAAATGGATATAGGTATTGATGTTCTCTCCAAAAGAGGGAAATAAAGCAAAATAGGATTTGTAAAAAGCCAGGAAGCTCAGGGGGAGCAATAAAATCATGATAAATCCCAAATTTCTATAGGATTTTTCCATAGGAGTATCTTAGGTGTACGATATATCTAATAGGAGGAAAACTTTCCTCTTTGATTCCTTTTCGCCTGGCTTCCCATTCAGCTTAAAGATTTCCTTCCCTCAGCTTTTCCTACACATATCAGAATCAGGCGGCCAGCTCTTTCCGTGATTTTTTAAATATCCAATATCCAAACAGGGCACAAGCTCCAATAAATAATCCCAGCATGGTAAAATGAAACCAGGAAGGTTCCGCCCCTTCAAAATCCCCTTTCGCCCGCGCAACATAGGTCAGGATCATCACCAGACTAACATAATAGAAATAAGGAAGTTGAAATTTAAGCTTCAATTTATGTAGATAAAAAGGAGCGAGTACAATCATTAAATATCCCAAGGCACCTCCGGCTATTTTCACAGCTTCAAGGGGAATATTATTCAGATAAACATTGCTAGCCAGGAAGCCCCAATGAATCACATGCAAAACCGCAAAAGTAGTGAGCCAGTTTCTAAGTCTTTTATTTTCTTTGACCGGCTGAGGATAATCACGGGCAAACTGATAGAAGGTAAAGAGAAATACAAAAGCCGAAAGACGTCCAGAAAATCGGGCTGAATACCTAACTGTTTCTTCTAAAGATGGAGCCATCGCGTAAGAAATGGCAAAAATGGCAATTTCTGCAGCCACGCCCATCCATAGTAAGCTTCTTAGAGAGTAGTTCATTGGGTTTTCTTTTTCCAGGTCCTGAGTTCAAGCACCAATTTTAGCCTTACCTATAGCTTGCTTAGAGGGCTTTTTTCTACAATCAGGATATTAACGTTTATGTAAAATACGCAATTGTTTGTGATCTGCATAAAAGCAGCTATTGATCTTTTAGCAGGAGCCGGTGCTTAGCGGACTTTCAAGGCTTAATATATTTTTTTACTTTGAAGAGATATTTCTACCCCTACTCATGATTTGGCTTTTGGGCGTTATACTGCCTTTCCTCTTTTTATTGATCATTTATTTGCTGGGCCCAAAACCTGAAGCCCCTCAGTATGATCTCGACCTACCTAAGCTGCCTTCCCATTTATTTGAAATATCAGAAGAGATAGCTGCACGTGAGGCTGATATTGACAATATCCGCCCAGACAATGAAGCCCGTATCATTTGGTCAGACGTTCAGGCAGAGAAAACCGAATATGCTATTGTTTATCTACATGGATTTTCAGCCAGTTTAGGGGATGGCGATCCGGTTCATAAGGCATTTGCCGAATATTTTTCCTGCAACCTGTACCTGCCCCGATTGCATGCACATGGATTAACTAGCGAAGAACCTCTGCTCGATTTTCAACAGGAAGAGTTTCTGAAGTCGGCGGTAGAAGCTTTTGCAGTGGGAAAAAGGATCGGTGAAAAAGTGATTTTGATGGGGACTTCTACCGGTGCAAGCATCGCCCTTTATTTGGCCGCTCATTTCCCTGATATTCATGGCTTGATCCTGCTCTCTCCCAATGTGGAACTTTTCGACAAAAAAACCTGGTTATTGAGTCGCCCCTGGGGATTGCAAATTGCTCGTATGGTTTTGCGGGATAAGTATAGAAGAAGTGAAACCAAAGAGGATAAGCAAAGTCCATATTGGGACAATTTTTACCGATTAGAAGCGGCCGTACAATTAAAAAGTATGATCGAGCACACCATGTCCGCCAAAATATTTAAAGGAGTAAAACAGCCCTGTTTCGTAGGATATTACTATAAAAATGAGGAAGAACAGGATAAAACTGTATCTGTTCCGCATATCCTGAGCATGTATGAATCTTTGGGAACTGATCCGGAATGGAAAAGGCTTCGAAATTTTCCGGAAGCCGGAGATCACTGTATAGCCTCCTCTATTTGGTCTGCCTCCTGGGAGGAGGTTCGGGATGAAAGTATAAGCTTTGCGGAAGAAATTCTGGGAATGGAAAGAGAGAAATAATTGCTTAAAAGTCAATTTATTTTTTCACTTTGAAAGTCGTATATTTAATCAATGAACACTGATAAATACATCCGAAGCATAGATGAACTCTTGCGCCAAATGGCCCAACTGGAGAAAAACCTCCAGGATGCTGAAGGTGAGTATAAATTCTTTATCCAGCGTTCCCTCAAAAACAAGAATAAACGCTTTGAACACCTCATTCCCTATAAGTTCAGGCTACAGCTCAAAAACATCTGTCGTGATGCTGGTGTTATCGGACAATTTGATTGAGTTGGATTAATTCTTCTTTTTAGCCTACATTTGGACTTCATTTAACAAAACACCCAAGGTGAAAGTACTCGGTATTGACGTTGGAGGTTCTGGTATTAAAGGTAATATCGTTGACCTCAAAACGGGAGAAATCCTGGCAGAAAGACATCGCATTGACACGCCTCAGCCCGCCACTCCCAAGGCAGTTGCCAAAACAGTAGGAAAACTCGTGAAACATTTTGATTGGAAGGGACCCATTGGTTGTGGATTTCCTGCTGCAAGCCAGAATGGAGTTGCCCGAACCGCAGCAAATATTGACAAAAGCTGGATAGGACAAAATATCGAGAAGCTTTTTGCCGAAGAAACCGGATGTCCGGTAAAGGTTGTCAATGATGCCGATGCAGCAGGATTGGCAGAAGCTATTTTCGGTGCAGGTAAAGGAAAAGCTGGGGTTACTATGCTCCTTACTGTAGGTACTGGAATTGGTAGTGCAATTATCCTCGATGGTGTTTTGGTTCCAAATACTGAATTGGGACATCTTCACTTCAAAGGAGATATAGCCGAAAAATATTGTTCAGATGCCGCTCGCAAACGCCTCGACCTGAGTTGGGATGATTGGGGCAAGCGTTTCAACAAATACCTG includes:
- a CDS encoding DJ-1/PfpI family protein, with protein sequence MKNLLILTGDGGESYETLYAKHRFEEAGYTATIAAPKKKLLNLVIHDFEPGWDTYVERKGYYVESDISIADAKAEDYTAILIIGGRAPEFLRNDPQVVALVQAFNEQEKFIFAICHGIQVLTTAGLVKDKKVTCYEHVKFEVTSCGGTFIGKDEAVRDGRVVTGQTWQSHPDFYRLVFQALNE
- a CDS encoding zinc-binding dehydrogenase; protein product: MKAFVIEEYGPIEVLQMKEVPDPEAREGWVLIDIKAFGLNRSELYTRQGHSGEAVTVPRVLGIECVGVVLDGGNTDLKPGQKVAAAMGNMGRLYDGGYAEKTLIPRSNVFPFESNLDWEILGALPESYLTAWGVIHEAIDLKANTSLLIRGGTSSVGLAAASIARDMGCTVFATTRKEAKRKVLQAAGVDQILIDQGSVEKEIKKILPEGVAGVVELVGIESTIMDCLKSTAPKGTVGMVGFRGNVWDYKFFPWMPSTVKLTLYSSETLHTEYATPVMQTIVDKVASGTYLPNIHEVFPFEKLRDAHYTMENNLAAGKLVIKL
- a CDS encoding alpha/beta hydrolase; amino-acid sequence: MIWLLGVILPFLFLLIIYLLGPKPEAPQYDLDLPKLPSHLFEISEEIAAREADIDNIRPDNEARIIWSDVQAEKTEYAIVYLHGFSASLGDGDPVHKAFAEYFSCNLYLPRLHAHGLTSEEPLLDFQQEEFLKSAVEAFAVGKRIGEKVILMGTSTGASIALYLAAHFPDIHGLILLSPNVELFDKKTWLLSRPWGLQIARMVLRDKYRRSETKEDKQSPYWDNFYRLEAAVQLKSMIEHTMSAKIFKGVKQPCFVGYYYKNEEEQDKTVSVPHILSMYESLGTDPEWKRLRNFPEAGDHCIASSIWSASWEEVRDESISFAEEILGMEREK
- a CDS encoding NADPH:quinone reductase; the protein is MKAASFEAFGPASEVIHIGEWEKPEPGPGEVLVRIKASGVNPSDVKKRAGSAPGLLDNGPVIPHSDGSGIIEAVGQGVSMARVGERVWTYNAQYGRSHGTAAEYVCIPESTAVWMPDNIDFETGACLGIPAMTAHRCVFADGSVKGKTVLVTGGAGRVGNYAIQLAKADGATVIATAGSETSSKACFDAGADQVISHPFAGTPEEIMLVNEGEKVDRVVEGEFGLNLPFILDSIKISGTIATYASMEDKNPSIPFYQLMYNDISIRFVIVYAMPDHAKEEAMEDITALLSADRLIHRVADTYPLEEIATAHEKIESGLVRGCVVVTC
- a CDS encoding ROK family protein, translating into MKVLGIDVGGSGIKGNIVDLKTGEILAERHRIDTPQPATPKAVAKTVGKLVKHFDWKGPIGCGFPAASQNGVARTAANIDKSWIGQNIEKLFAEETGCPVKVVNDADAAGLAEAIFGAGKGKAGVTMLLTVGTGIGSAIILDGVLVPNTELGHLHFKGDIAEKYCSDAARKRLDLSWDDWGKRFNKYLHHINRLFYPDRIIIGGGASKRFHKFDEQIDAPVKVMPATLLNNAGIIGAALAARALKKS
- a CDS encoding C1 family peptidase is translated as MKKGSILLVLAFAISPLLQAQIPLKGGLLFDDESYYKVPYAKDYLSTLTQTKLASSVSLKAYAPDPKDQGSYNNCVGWASAYAARSIMEARKQGWTDRGKINKNAFAPGFIYKLIAPKQSCYEPTSIEHALQVMQKTGAAKFSAVEQICPKSLSRVAYASASRYKIADYQRLFYYKEPAQQKVMAIKKSLADGLPVIVGMRCTPSFENADGYDVWKVRESRNTRNYYGHAMCIVAFDDHKYGGAFQIMNSWGKRWGNKGFIWVRYSDFSNFVKYAFIMHPKKATGSSYMTKSN
- a CDS encoding alkane 1-monooxygenase — translated: MKDLKYLGAYVEPALCLIGLFYGGWLAFAGVAYAFIAVPLLEPVLPASTKNFSKEEKSSRLSNQFFDVLLFLNIPIVYGIIALFAINTSQGVYNNFELYGLVLSIGTLLSSNGINVAHEIGHRKGKWNHIASQILLLPNHYMHFFIEHNRGHHKRVATLEDPATSRYNENVYAFWIRSTRDSYLSAWQLESDRLKQRKLPFWSIKNKMLVFTAMQLAYLSALWIFFGFTTFIVLFLAGIIGFLLLETVNYIEHYGLLRKKLPSGKYERVLSKHSWNSNHELGRIMLYELTRHSDHHYMASKKYQVLDHHEDSPQLPMGYPGSMLMSLVPPLWFRVMNPKLEEFKEQTQAAELAIH